One window from the genome of Variovorax sp. PAMC26660 encodes:
- a CDS encoding lactonase family protein, whose product MPSRRQLLQASALASGLGALGLTASTVQAATSGPVYAYVGTYSDGGKPWRGGRGLGVHQFVVDSATGALKPIPGAPPAVASTGDNAKLRNPASLARHPTLPMLYAANEFEAGSVSAFRIGANGALSFVAEVACGGKDPAYISVHPDGRFLFTANYASGDVSVIALRADGTPDADRAAVVYKDVEACGASTPCKPGADVVPAAARSHEGFATSDHDGPHAHMVHSDPGGNFVLVADLGLDRVISYRFDRSTGVLSQPSTVAVSESSGARHFIFHPNGKWFYLVNEEASTIAFMRYDNRTGVLTPVSETSALPAGFKGTSYASGIRMLPDGQHFVSLNRLHDSISLFKIDARTGAPTLVREEWTRGNYPRSCTLDPSGKFLYVCHNKQGDNVTVFRVQGGDVKFTGQYVAVGSAAAIEFSR is encoded by the coding sequence GGCACCTACAGCGACGGCGGCAAGCCGTGGCGCGGCGGGCGTGGCCTGGGCGTGCACCAGTTCGTGGTCGACAGCGCCACCGGTGCGCTCAAGCCCATCCCCGGTGCACCACCGGCCGTGGCCAGCACCGGCGACAACGCCAAGCTGCGCAACCCTGCATCGCTGGCGCGCCATCCGACCTTGCCCATGCTCTATGCGGCCAACGAGTTCGAGGCCGGTTCGGTCTCGGCCTTTCGCATCGGCGCGAACGGCGCGCTGTCGTTCGTGGCCGAGGTGGCCTGCGGCGGCAAGGACCCGGCCTACATCAGCGTGCATCCCGATGGGCGCTTTCTCTTCACGGCCAACTATGCCAGCGGCGATGTCAGCGTGATCGCCTTGCGCGCCGACGGCACGCCGGATGCCGACCGCGCGGCCGTCGTCTACAAGGACGTCGAGGCCTGTGGCGCATCCACCCCATGCAAGCCCGGCGCCGACGTGGTGCCGGCCGCGGCCCGTTCGCATGAAGGCTTTGCCACCAGCGACCACGACGGCCCGCACGCCCACATGGTGCACAGCGACCCCGGCGGCAACTTCGTGCTGGTGGCCGACCTGGGGCTCGATCGCGTCATCTCTTACCGCTTCGACCGCAGCACCGGCGTGCTGAGCCAGCCCAGCACGGTGGCGGTGTCCGAAAGCTCGGGTGCGCGCCATTTCATCTTCCATCCGAACGGCAAGTGGTTCTATCTGGTGAATGAAGAGGCATCGACCATCGCCTTCATGCGCTACGACAACCGCACCGGCGTGCTGACGCCGGTGAGCGAAACCTCGGCGCTGCCGGCCGGCTTCAAGGGCACCAGCTATGCATCGGGCATCCGCATGCTGCCGGATGGCCAGCACTTCGTGTCGCTGAACCGCCTGCACGATTCGATCTCGCTGTTCAAGATCGACGCACGCACCGGCGCGCCCACGCTGGTGCGCGAGGAATGGACGCGCGGCAACTACCCGCGCAGCTGCACGCTCGACCCGAGCGGCAAGTTCCTCTATGTGTGCCACAACAAGCAGGGTGACAACGTGACGGTCTTCCGCGTGCAGGGCGGCGACGTCAAGTTCACCGGCCAGTACGTGGCCGTGGGCAGCGCGGCAGCCATCGAGTTTTCGCGCTGA
- a CDS encoding amino acid deaminase: MTDTATKDFQDPLLGSNFKGYPRTQPPRRRSEIGAAGWNVLAGDLPLPLAILKREALEHNLAWMQARVREWGIDLAPHGKTTMSPQLFKRQLDAGAWGLTFATVTQLAVGVAAGARRALIANQVVSDEDLAGIQMLLRAHADLRIVFLVDSLAQLALIEDWKKRHPASVPFDVMIEIGVDGGRTGCRTHEDAIALATRLRASDAVKLVGIETYEGQGATGASEPDTAYANTLMDRVEAVARHCDTQQLFETDEVLVSAGGSAIFDLVAGRLKPALGSPVRGLLRSGCYVTHDHGFYKRMVNAVDERLGCGCGEGLTPAMEVWATVQSRPEPGLAILAVGKRDISFDLSMPVPIARAARGALQPQAVPAGWKITALNDQHAYLRWDATEETQAPAVGDRVGLGISHPCTTFDKWHWMPVVENDYRVSDAVAMHF; encoded by the coding sequence ATGACCGACACAGCCACCAAGGACTTCCAGGACCCATTGCTGGGCAGCAATTTCAAGGGCTACCCGCGCACCCAGCCGCCGCGCCGACGCAGCGAGATCGGCGCGGCCGGCTGGAATGTGCTGGCCGGTGACCTGCCGCTGCCGCTGGCCATCCTCAAGCGCGAGGCGCTCGAACACAACCTGGCGTGGATGCAGGCGCGGGTGCGCGAATGGGGCATCGACCTCGCACCGCACGGCAAGACGACGATGTCGCCGCAGCTCTTCAAGCGCCAGCTCGACGCGGGCGCCTGGGGCCTGACCTTCGCCACCGTCACGCAACTGGCCGTGGGCGTGGCGGCCGGTGCGCGCCGCGCGCTCATCGCCAACCAGGTGGTGAGCGACGAAGACCTGGCTGGCATCCAGATGCTGCTGCGCGCACATGCCGACCTGCGCATCGTGTTCCTGGTCGACTCGCTCGCGCAACTGGCGCTGATCGAAGACTGGAAGAAGCGCCACCCTGCGAGCGTGCCTTTCGACGTGATGATCGAGATCGGCGTCGATGGCGGCCGCACCGGCTGCCGCACGCATGAAGACGCCATCGCGCTCGCGACCCGGCTGCGCGCCAGCGATGCGGTCAAGCTCGTGGGCATCGAGACTTATGAAGGGCAGGGCGCCACCGGTGCCAGCGAACCGGACACGGCCTATGCCAACACGCTGATGGACCGCGTGGAAGCCGTCGCGCGCCACTGCGACACGCAGCAATTGTTCGAGACTGACGAGGTGCTGGTCTCGGCCGGCGGCTCGGCCATCTTCGACCTCGTGGCCGGGCGCCTCAAGCCTGCATTGGGTTCGCCTGTTCGTGGCCTGCTGCGTTCGGGTTGCTACGTCACGCACGACCACGGCTTCTACAAGCGCATGGTGAACGCGGTGGATGAGCGCCTGGGCTGCGGCTGCGGCGAGGGCCTGACGCCGGCGATGGAAGTCTGGGCCACCGTGCAATCGCGCCCCGAACCCGGCCTGGCGATCCTTGCCGTGGGCAAGCGCGACATCTCCTTCGACCTGTCGATGCCCGTGCCGATCGCCCGCGCCGCACGCGGCGCATTGCAGCCGCAGGCCGTGCCCGCCGGCTGGAAGATCACCGCACTGAACGACCAGCATGCCTACCTGCGCTGGGATGCCACCGAAGAGACACAGGCCCCGGCCGTGGGCGACCGCGTCGGCCTCGGCATCTCGCACCCTTGCACCACCTTCGACAAATGGCACTGGATGCCTGTCGTCGAGAACGACTACCGCGTGAGCGACGCCGTCGCCATGCATTTCTGA
- a CDS encoding lactonase family protein — MTYRPSQPGQKRRAVMQWIGGASALGALTPLLPANAQTPNAASPGATTAGVAVNETPTPRFAYVGTYTSNAPGGTAGGPASKGIHVLAFADGGWPQVQTVASANPSFLAVHPSRGFLYAINEIDTYQGLPTGTAEAYAIDERSGRLTLINRQPLSLSGVVPAHLAVSPDGRALVVALYGGGAYNVLPIGADGTLGKVSGIEKETGSGPDAERQESPHPHMVLFDASGQRVIATDLGSDRINVFSLADGKLSLLGRTPVSPGSGPRHLALLPSQRFLYVVSELDATVACFGYDAASGKVGEQRQRISTVPEGFTGQKNAAALVMHPSGQFLYATNRRLKSDHPMADSIAAFRIDATSGALTPLQHWGEGLRFPRALAMAPGGSHLYALSQKGDTILRLRIDPASGKLDQPVQVAQVPTPVCLVFA, encoded by the coding sequence ATGACATATCGCCCAAGTCAACCCGGCCAGAAACGCCGCGCCGTCATGCAATGGATCGGCGGCGCTTCCGCCCTCGGCGCCTTGACTCCGTTGCTGCCCGCCAACGCACAAACCCCGAACGCGGCAAGCCCCGGTGCAACAACGGCGGGCGTGGCAGTCAACGAGACACCAACACCCCGCTTCGCCTACGTCGGCACCTACACCAGCAATGCACCCGGCGGCACTGCCGGAGGGCCTGCGTCGAAAGGCATCCATGTGCTGGCCTTCGCGGACGGTGGCTGGCCGCAAGTGCAGACGGTCGCCAGCGCGAACCCTTCGTTTCTTGCGGTGCATCCCAGCCGGGGCTTCCTGTATGCGATCAACGAAATCGACACCTACCAAGGCCTGCCCACCGGAACGGCCGAGGCCTATGCCATCGATGAGCGCAGCGGCCGCCTGACGCTGATCAACCGCCAGCCGCTGTCGCTGTCGGGCGTGGTTCCTGCGCACCTGGCCGTGTCGCCCGATGGGCGCGCCCTGGTCGTCGCGCTGTATGGCGGCGGTGCCTACAACGTGCTGCCGATCGGTGCGGACGGAACGCTCGGCAAGGTCTCGGGCATTGAAAAGGAAACCGGCTCCGGCCCCGATGCAGAACGACAGGAATCACCGCATCCGCACATGGTGCTGTTCGATGCGTCGGGTCAGCGCGTGATCGCCACCGATCTGGGCAGCGACCGCATCAACGTCTTCTCGCTCGCCGATGGCAAGTTGAGCCTGCTCGGCCGCACACCCGTGTCGCCCGGCAGCGGCCCGCGCCACCTGGCGCTGCTTCCGTCGCAGCGCTTTTTGTACGTGGTGAGCGAACTCGACGCCACGGTCGCCTGCTTCGGCTACGACGCGGCGAGCGGCAAGGTCGGGGAGCAACGCCAACGCATCTCGACCGTGCCGGAGGGCTTCACCGGCCAGAAGAACGCGGCGGCGCTGGTGATGCATCCCTCAGGGCAATTTCTGTATGCGACCAACCGCCGGTTGAAGTCGGACCATCCGATGGCCGACAGCATCGCCGCATTCCGCATCGATGCAACCAGCGGCGCGCTGACACCGCTGCAGCACTGGGGCGAAGGCCTGCGCTTCCCGCGCGCGTTGGCGATGGCACCCGGTGGCAGTCACCTCTACGCACTCAGCCAGAAGGGCGACACCATCTTGCGCCTGCGCATCGACCCCGCGAGCGGCAAGCTCGACCAGCCGGTGCAGGTCGCGCAAGTGCCCACACCGGTGTGCCTTGTATTTGCCTAA
- a CDS encoding ABC transporter permease: MFRYIASRLAGMLVVLGIVAVLVFVLTRAASGDPISVLLGDQATAVDIARVQKEYGLDKPLPVQFGYWLREVLQGNLGTSIFLQRPVTQALWERAEPTTLLALMAVAIAALIGVPCGIVSAVFRGRVVDQLFTGIAMLGASIPSFWLGIVLIQIFAVSFGWFPVSGYGAPDAALAERLHSLVLPAAVLGLLNSALIIRFTRASMLDVLGEDYVRTARSKGLSESTVVLKHALRNALVPIVTVIGLTVALMIGGAVITETVFGLPGVGNLVVSAVLRRDYPVIQGALLVIAAIYVLINFSIDLLYAVVDPRVKV, encoded by the coding sequence TTGTTTCGCTACATAGCTTCCCGCCTTGCCGGCATGCTCGTCGTGCTGGGCATCGTGGCGGTGCTCGTCTTCGTGCTCACGCGCGCAGCCTCGGGTGATCCGATCTCGGTGCTGCTGGGCGACCAGGCCACGGCCGTGGACATCGCCCGCGTGCAAAAGGAATACGGCCTCGATAAGCCGCTGCCCGTGCAGTTCGGCTACTGGCTGCGCGAAGTGCTGCAGGGCAATCTCGGCACCTCGATCTTTCTGCAGCGCCCGGTCACGCAGGCACTGTGGGAGCGCGCAGAACCCACCACGCTGCTCGCGTTGATGGCCGTGGCCATCGCCGCGCTGATCGGCGTGCCCTGCGGCATCGTCTCCGCCGTGTTCCGCGGGCGCGTGGTCGACCAGCTCTTCACCGGCATCGCGATGCTGGGCGCGAGCATCCCGAGCTTCTGGCTCGGCATCGTGCTCATACAGATCTTTGCCGTGTCCTTCGGCTGGTTTCCGGTGTCGGGCTACGGCGCACCCGATGCGGCACTGGCCGAGCGGCTGCACTCGCTGGTGCTGCCGGCTGCCGTACTGGGCCTCTTGAACTCGGCGCTCATCATCCGCTTCACGCGCGCCTCGATGCTCGACGTGCTCGGTGAAGACTATGTGCGCACCGCGCGCTCCAAGGGCCTGAGCGAAAGCACGGTGGTGCTCAAGCACGCGCTGCGCAATGCGCTGGTGCCCATCGTCACGGTGATCGGCCTGACGGTTGCGCTGATGATCGGCGGCGCCGTCATCACCGAGACCGTGTTCGGCCTGCCCGGCGTGGGCAACCTCGTGGTGAGCGCGGTGCTGCGCCGCGACTACCCCGTCATTCAGGGCGCGCTGCTGGTGATTGCGGCGATCTACGTGCTGATCAATTTCTCCATCGACCTGCTGTACGCGGTGGTCGACCCGCGCGTGAAGGTCTGA
- a CDS encoding ABC transporter ATP-binding protein, translated as MTNPTNTARLTVSNLSTSFPTEDGLVRSVADVSFSIQPGKTTALVGESGSGKSVTSLTLMRLLPKTANAQVSGTASFVTREGKTLDLLQIGEREMRSLRGNQLSMIFQEPMTSLNPVFTIGEQIAESVRLHKGLDRKSALAHALRMLELVEIPAAAQRIHEYPHQLSGGMRQRVMIALAMACDPTLLIADEPTTALDVTIQAQILELMRRLQAETGMSILFITHNLGVVAHHADDVVVLYAGRVVESAPVRPLFAQPEHPYTQGLLACLPGKARLPGQPKPKRLFAIRGQVSSPLAPPPGCAFEPRCDLALPECSAVMPPLIETHHGREARCVRVQPAQPLVRIA; from the coding sequence ATGACGAACCCCACGAACACGGCACGTCTGACGGTCAGCAACCTGAGCACGAGCTTCCCCACCGAAGACGGCCTCGTGCGCTCCGTGGCCGACGTGAGTTTTTCGATCCAGCCCGGCAAGACCACCGCGCTGGTGGGCGAGTCGGGCTCGGGCAAGTCGGTCACCAGCCTCACGCTGATGCGCCTGCTGCCCAAGACCGCGAACGCACAGGTCAGCGGCACCGCATCGTTCGTGACGCGCGAAGGCAAGACGCTCGACCTGCTGCAGATCGGCGAGCGCGAAATGCGCTCGCTGCGCGGCAACCAGTTGTCGATGATCTTCCAGGAGCCGATGACCAGCCTGAACCCGGTCTTCACCATCGGCGAGCAGATCGCAGAGAGCGTGCGGCTGCACAAAGGGCTGGACCGTAAGTCGGCACTGGCCCATGCGCTGCGCATGCTGGAGCTGGTCGAGATCCCGGCGGCTGCGCAACGCATTCACGAGTACCCGCACCAGCTCTCGGGCGGCATGCGCCAGCGCGTCATGATTGCGCTCGCGATGGCCTGCGACCCGACGCTGCTGATCGCCGACGAGCCCACCACTGCGCTCGACGTGACCATCCAGGCGCAGATTCTCGAACTCATGCGCCGGCTGCAGGCCGAGACGGGCATGAGCATCCTCTTCATCACCCACAACCTCGGCGTGGTCGCGCACCATGCCGATGACGTGGTGGTGCTCTATGCGGGCCGGGTGGTCGAGAGCGCGCCCGTGCGGCCGCTGTTCGCGCAGCCCGAGCATCCGTACACGCAGGGCCTGCTGGCCTGCCTGCCGGGCAAGGCGCGGCTGCCGGGGCAACCCAAGCCCAAGCGGCTGTTCGCGATTCGCGGGCAGGTGTCGAGCCCGCTGGCGCCGCCGCCCGGCTGCGCCTTCGAGCCGCGTTGCGATCTGGCGCTGCCTGAGTGCAGCGCCGTGATGCCGCCGCTGATCGAGACGCACCATGGGCGCGAGGCCCGCTGCGTTCGTGTGCAGCCGGCCCAGCCTTTGGTGAGGATCGCATGA
- a CDS encoding ABC transporter permease has translation MQMPRMLRQLMHRRIVMVSALVLLVIAIMAIGAPLFASADPNDTAVLQRLKAPSAEHLLGTDELGRDMYSRIVHGARYSLAIAALTALGSVIAGTVLGLMAGFFRRLDTPLMRVVDAMMSFPDILLAIALVAILGPSLMNTVLALVLVYTPRVARVVRASTLVVRELLFVEAVRALGVRTSRILWRHILPNLMSPILVQVSFIFAYAILAEAGLSFLGVGVPPEIPTWGTMVAGSQQYAHQAFWVVLFPGLAIIFTALSLQLLGDGVRDLLDPKLKKTS, from the coding sequence ATGCAAATGCCAAGAATGCTCCGCCAGCTGATGCACCGCCGCATCGTGATGGTCTCCGCGCTGGTGCTGCTGGTCATCGCGATCATGGCGATCGGCGCGCCGCTGTTCGCCTCCGCAGACCCCAACGACACGGCCGTGCTGCAGCGCCTGAAGGCACCGAGCGCCGAACACCTGCTGGGCACCGACGAACTCGGGCGCGACATGTATTCGCGCATCGTGCACGGTGCGCGCTACTCGCTGGCCATCGCTGCGCTCACTGCCCTGGGCTCGGTCATCGCAGGCACGGTGCTGGGCCTGATGGCCGGCTTCTTCCGCCGGCTCGACACGCCGCTGATGCGCGTGGTCGACGCGATGATGTCCTTCCCCGACATCCTGCTGGCCATCGCGTTGGTGGCCATCCTCGGGCCCTCGCTGATGAACACCGTGCTGGCGCTGGTGCTGGTCTACACGCCGCGCGTGGCGCGGGTGGTGCGGGCCTCGACGCTGGTGGTGCGCGAGCTGCTGTTCGTGGAAGCGGTGCGCGCGCTGGGTGTTCGCACCTCGCGCATTTTGTGGCGCCACATATTGCCGAACCTGATGTCACCGATCCTCGTGCAGGTGTCTTTCATCTTTGCCTACGCGATCCTGGCCGAAGCAGGCCTGTCGTTCCTCGGCGTTGGCGTGCCGCCCGAGATTCCGACCTGGGGCACCATGGTCGCGGGCAGCCAGCAGTACGCGCACCAGGCCTTCTGGGTGGTGCTGTTCCCGGGGCTCGCGATCATCTTCACGGCGCTGTCGCTGCAGTTGCTGGGTGACGGGGTGCGCGACCTGCTCGACCCCAAGCTCAAGAAGACTTCATGA
- a CDS encoding N-acyl-D-amino-acid deacylase family protein has translation MKSATLLEGGLVVDGSGGPSWPGDVLLQGDRILALGAGLRERLPAGLVLADVEVVDCRAKVIAPGFIDAHTHDDAIVLRDPLCLPKVSQGITTVVTGNCGISLAPYRTPQSKPPLTLLGAESFKHATMAEYRAAVDATQPALNVAALIGHTTLRFATMEALDRPASADELARMEALLDSCMADGAHGMSSGLFYEEAFAAPAEEVTALARVVARHGGVYATHLRSEMQQIIEALHEAGDSAFNAGVPLVISHHKCAGPANWGRTKETLPLIEALAKRQKIAMDVYPYVAGSTVLREDLVDGVIDVLLTWSDPHPEMTGRLISDIAREWGTTEQEACLRLKPGGACYFQMQEEDVERVIAHPFTMIGSDGLPHDRHPHPRLWGAFPRVFARYWRQRKLFTLEQAVHKMTGMTARNLRIADRGLLRAGSMADVVVFDPETITDTATYDKPHGVSEGVEHVFVNGVLAYRGGEPEARVIARAGRMLTRGS, from the coding sequence ATGAAGAGCGCCACGCTGCTCGAAGGCGGCCTGGTGGTCGACGGCTCCGGCGGCCCTTCGTGGCCCGGTGACGTGTTGCTGCAGGGCGATCGCATCCTCGCGCTCGGCGCGGGCCTGCGCGAGCGGCTGCCCGCTGGCCTGGTGCTTGCGGATGTCGAGGTGGTCGATTGCCGCGCCAAGGTGATCGCGCCCGGCTTCATCGACGCCCACACGCACGACGACGCGATCGTGCTGCGCGACCCGCTGTGCCTGCCCAAGGTGTCGCAGGGCATCACCACGGTGGTGACGGGCAACTGCGGCATCTCGCTCGCGCCGTACCGCACGCCGCAGTCCAAGCCGCCGCTCACGCTTCTGGGCGCGGAATCGTTCAAGCACGCGACCATGGCCGAGTACCGCGCGGCCGTCGATGCGACGCAGCCCGCGCTGAACGTGGCCGCACTCATCGGCCACACCACGCTGCGCTTCGCGACCATGGAAGCGCTCGACCGACCTGCGAGTGCCGATGAGCTGGCGCGCATGGAAGCGCTGCTCGACAGTTGCATGGCTGACGGCGCGCATGGCATGTCCTCGGGCCTGTTTTATGAAGAAGCCTTTGCGGCACCGGCCGAGGAAGTGACGGCGCTTGCGCGTGTGGTGGCGCGCCACGGCGGCGTGTACGCCACCCATCTGCGCAGCGAGATGCAGCAGATCATCGAAGCGCTGCACGAAGCGGGCGACTCGGCCTTCAACGCCGGCGTGCCGCTCGTCATCTCGCACCACAAGTGCGCCGGCCCCGCCAACTGGGGCCGCACCAAGGAAACGTTGCCGCTGATCGAAGCCCTGGCCAAACGCCAGAAGATCGCGATGGACGTGTACCCCTACGTGGCCGGCTCCACCGTGCTGCGCGAAGACCTGGTCGATGGCGTCATCGACGTGCTGCTGACCTGGTCCGACCCGCATCCCGAAATGACGGGCCGCCTGATTTCCGACATCGCGCGCGAGTGGGGCACCACCGAACAAGAGGCCTGCCTGCGCCTGAAGCCCGGCGGCGCCTGCTATTTCCAGATGCAGGAAGAAGACGTGGAGCGCGTCATCGCGCATCCGTTCACCATGATCGGCAGCGACGGCCTGCCGCACGACCGCCATCCGCATCCGCGCCTGTGGGGTGCGTTCCCGCGCGTGTTTGCGCGCTACTGGCGCCAGCGCAAGCTGTTCACGCTGGAACAGGCGGTGCACAAGATGACCGGCATGACTGCGCGCAACCTGCGCATTGCCGACCGTGGCTTGCTGCGTGCAGGCTCCATGGCCGACGTGGTGGTGTTCGACCCTGAGACCATCACCGACACCGCCACCTACGACAAGCCGCACGGCGTGAGCGAAGGCGTCGAACACGTGTTCGTGAACGGCGTGCTGGCCTACCGCGGCGGCGAGCCCGAAGCCCGGGTGATTGCGCGCGCGGGGCGGATGCTCACGCGCGGGAGCTAG
- a CDS encoding MurR/RpiR family transcriptional regulator: MTPSLLQKVAQIRSSAPATRRAILDLILEDPDRVLEESFEQLAERSRSSVPTIMRTCRDLGFAGLREFKLALAQELALGGSPLHRRVNIEDAADEVVGKIARSAAASVSGVRGQLDMQVLDGAVAAIAAAPHVDLYGAGATSWFMANDLQARLFRLGLSANAWADYHLQQVAGAAQRPGGVVIAISHVGGMPSLLDAVDIARGQGAKVVALTRPGTALAARADFLLGLSVPDDAVMHVGIDAYLTHLTAIEILTVLVAQRRGEPAVQRLQRARDAFQRHGIDAATHPLQSWDGGGIKHG, from the coding sequence ATGACCCCTTCACTGCTTCAGAAAGTCGCGCAGATCCGCAGCAGCGCCCCGGCGACGCGGCGCGCGATTCTCGACCTGATCCTCGAAGACCCCGACCGCGTGCTCGAAGAGAGCTTCGAGCAGTTGGCCGAGCGTTCGCGCAGCTCGGTGCCGACCATCATGCGCACCTGCCGCGACCTCGGCTTTGCCGGCCTGCGCGAGTTCAAGCTCGCGCTGGCGCAGGAGCTGGCGCTCGGCGGCTCGCCGCTGCACCGCCGCGTCAACATCGAGGATGCAGCCGACGAAGTGGTCGGCAAGATCGCACGCAGCGCGGCCGCTTCGGTCTCGGGCGTGCGCGGCCAGCTCGACATGCAGGTGCTCGACGGCGCCGTGGCGGCCATCGCTGCCGCGCCGCATGTGGATCTGTACGGCGCGGGCGCGACCTCGTGGTTCATGGCCAACGACCTGCAGGCGCGGCTGTTCCGCCTCGGCCTCTCGGCCAACGCCTGGGCCGACTACCACCTGCAGCAGGTGGCCGGTGCGGCGCAGCGGCCCGGCGGCGTGGTCATCGCGATCTCGCACGTCGGCGGCATGCCCTCGCTGCTCGACGCGGTGGACATCGCGCGCGGGCAGGGCGCCAAGGTGGTCGCGCTCACACGGCCCGGCACGGCCCTCGCGGCCAGGGCTGACTTTCTGCTCGGCCTCTCGGTGCCCGACGACGCGGTGATGCACGTGGGCATCGACGCCTACCTGACGCACCTGACCGCCATCGAAATTCTCACGGTGCTGGTGGCCCAGCGCCGTGGCGAGCCCGCGGTGCAGCGCCTGCAGCGCGCACGCGATGCCTTCCAGCGGCACGGCATCGATGCCGCCACGCACCCGCTGCAAAGCTGGGACGGCGGAGGTATCAAGCATGGCTGA
- a CDS encoding ABC transporter ATP-binding protein, translated as MTTAAPLIEVRGLKKYFGSSDRPVRAVDDVSFAIQPGETLGLVGESGSGKSTIGRTVLRLIERTEGQVLYRGEDIGALSGERMRKLRSKLQIIFQDPYASLNPKMRISAILGEALSTHGLHKGAAARDKRIAELLETVGLRAEHASRFPHEFSGGQRQRIGVARALAVEPEFIVADEPLSALDVSIQSQVINLLADLRERLGLTMLFISHDLDVVEYLCDRVVVLYLGKVMEVATTDELFARPSHPYTQALLAASPKPDPEVQTERIALKGDIPSPISPPSGCVFRTRCPHAIEICAQTVPALEEISTGHYSACLRKELLSNIAA; from the coding sequence ATGACCACCGCAGCTCCCCTCATCGAAGTCCGCGGACTCAAGAAATACTTCGGCAGCAGCGACCGCCCGGTGCGCGCGGTCGACGACGTGTCGTTCGCCATCCAGCCCGGTGAAACGCTCGGCCTCGTCGGCGAATCCGGCTCGGGCAAGAGCACCATCGGCCGCACTGTGCTGCGGCTGATCGAGCGCACCGAAGGCCAGGTGCTCTACCGGGGCGAGGACATCGGCGCGCTCTCGGGCGAGCGCATGCGCAAGCTGCGCAGCAAGCTGCAGATCATCTTCCAGGACCCGTACGCGAGCCTGAACCCGAAGATGCGCATCAGCGCCATCCTCGGCGAGGCGCTGTCCACGCACGGCCTGCACAAGGGCGCGGCCGCGCGTGACAAGCGCATTGCCGAGCTGCTCGAAACCGTCGGCCTGCGCGCCGAGCACGCGAGCCGCTTTCCGCACGAGTTCTCGGGCGGGCAGCGCCAGCGCATCGGCGTGGCGCGCGCGCTCGCGGTTGAGCCGGAGTTCATCGTGGCCGACGAGCCGCTGTCCGCGCTCGACGTGTCCATCCAGTCGCAGGTCATCAACCTGCTGGCCGACCTGCGCGAGCGTCTTGGCCTGACCATGCTCTTCATCTCGCACGACCTCGACGTGGTCGAGTATCTGTGCGATCGCGTGGTGGTGCTGTACCTGGGCAAGGTGATGGAAGTCGCCACCACCGACGAACTGTTCGCCCGCCCCTCGCACCCCTACACCCAGGCGCTGCTGGCCGCGAGCCCCAAGCCCGACCCCGAAGTGCAGACCGAGCGCATCGCGCTCAAGGGCGACATTCCCAGCCCCATCTCGCCGCCTTCTGGCTGCGTGTTCCGCACCCGTTGCCCGCATGCCATCGAGATCTGCGCGCAGACTGTGCCCGCGCTCGAAGAAATTTCGACCGGACACTACAGCGCCTGCCTCCGCAAAGAACTGCTCTCCAACATTGCCGCATGA